One Capsicum annuum cultivar UCD-10X-F1 chromosome 2, UCD10Xv1.1, whole genome shotgun sequence genomic window carries:
- the LOC107859869 gene encoding pentatricopeptide repeat-containing protein At1g79540 isoform X2 produces the protein MKLLHSPIFRSFSSKTYIPSSRGMGISNEVLNIIEKEDPIEPALDDLVDFMCPNVVSFILEQKRENRELSFRFFIWAAKRNRFISWVSENMIEDMLLRDGGFDLYWSVLDKLKLSGIDITSRAFGTLIWGYWKVNKAEKAVEAFGRMNDFDCKPNLFTYNMILHITVQKDAILLALAVYNVMLKLNSNPNCSTFSILIDGLCKSGKTQDALKLFDEMSERGVLPNKITYTVILSGLCQAKRTDDAHRLLNVMKSRGCKPDFVAYNALLNGFCKLGRVDEAYTLLRSFESEGYVADIKGFTCLVDGFVRTKRIDEAQSVFKKLLETDVVPDVVLYTTMIRGLSGAGRVKEALNLLRDMTGRGVQPDTQCYNTLIKGFCDMDLLDQAQSLQLEISENECFPDTCTYSILICGMCRNGLVEEARNIFNEMENLGCFPSVVTFNTLIDGLCKAGELEEAHLMFYKMEIGKNPSLFLRLSQGADRVLDNVSLQKMVEKLCESGKINGAFKLFQELQVKGHLPDSITYGTLIDGLQRVDREEEAFKLLDQMSKNGCMPSAEVYKSLMTWSCRRGQISIAFSLWLKYLRNQAVRDDEVIGLIEKHLEKGELEKVVRGLLEMDLKLEDFDSSPYNIWLIGMCQERKPRDALKIFSLLEEFNVMISAPSCVMLIHSLCEEGNLDQAVEVFLYTLERGVRLMPRICNRLLQSLLRSQDKAQHAVGLLERMRSVGYNLNDYLHSGTRSLFRRWNRRETEHLSPG, from the exons ATGAAACTCCTCCATTCTCCAATCTTCCGttcattttcttcaaaaacaTACATTCCCTCCTCTCGGGGAATGGGGATATCCAATGAAGTCCTCAACATCATCGAAAAAGAAGATCCAATTGAACCAGCACTCGACGATCTAGTTGATTTCATGTGTCCTAATGTTGTATCTTTTATTCTTGAACAAAAACGAGAGAATCGTGAGCTGAGTTTTCGATTTTTCATCTGGGCTGCTAAACGGAATCGATTTATCAGCTGGGTTTCAGAGAATAtgatcgaggatatgcttttaagAGATGGTGGTTTCGATTTGTACTGGAGTGTTCTGGATAAACTCAAGTTGTCGGGTATAGATATTACTTCTCGCGCTTTTGGAACTTTGATTTGGGGTTATTGGAAGGTAAATAAGGCGGAAAAGGCGGTTGAGGCTTTTGGgagaatgaatgattttgattGTAAGCCTAATTTATTTACTTACAATATGATTCTTCATATTACGGTTCAAAAAGATGCGATTTTGTTAGCCTTAGCTGTGTATAATGTGATGTTGAAGTTAAATTCGAATCCTAATTGTTCCACTTTTAGCATTTTGATTGATGGGTTGTGTAAGAGTGGGAAGACTCAGGATGCTCTCAAACTGTTTGATGAAATGAGTGAAAGGGGTGTATTGCCTAATAAGATTACGTATACAGTTATTTTATCAGGGTTATGTCAGGCTAAGAGGACTGACGATGCACATAGGCTGCTTAATGTGATGAAGAGTAGGGGATGTAAGCCGGATTTTGTTGCTTACAATGCCTTGCTTAATGGATTTTGTAAACTAGGTAGGGTTGATGAAGCATATACACTTCTGAGGTCTTTTGAAAGTGAAGGTTATGTAGCAGATATAAAGGGATTTACATGTCTGGTTGATGGTTTTGTTAGAACTAAGAGAATTGATGAAGCTCAATCTGTCTTTAAAAAATTGTTGGAGACTGATGTCGTTCCCGATGTTGTATTGTACACAACTATGATTCGGGGTTTATCTGGAGCAGGTAGAGTGAAAGAGGCGTTGAATTTGTTAAGAGATATGACAGGGAGAGGTGTGCAACCGGACACTCAGTGTTATAATACTCTAATCAAAGGATTTTGTGATATGGACCTATTAGACCAAGCTCAGTCACTTCAACTAGAAATATCAGAAAATGAATGCTTTCCAGATACCTGTACGTACTCCATTCTTATTTGTGGTATGTGCAGAAACGGCCTCGTAGAGGAGGCTAGGAATATTTTCAATGAGATGGAGAATCTAGGATGCTTTCCTTCCGTTGTAACTTTCAATACTCTCATTGATGGACTTTGTAAGGCTGGTGAGCTTGAGGAGGCTCACCTAATGTTTTACAAAATGGAGATAGGTAAAAATCCTTCACTGTTTCTTCGTCTCTCTCAAGGTGCTGATCGAGTCCTTGACAATGTAAGCCTTCAAAAAATGGTTGAGAAATTATGTGAATCAG GAAAAATTAATGGTGCTTTTAAGCTTTTTCAAGAGCTTCAAGTCAAGGGGCATTTACCTGATTCGATTACTTACGGGACACTTATTGACGGTCTACAACGGGTTGACAGGGAAGAGGAAGCTTTTAAACTCCTTGATCAAATGAGCAAGAATGGCTGCATGCCGAGTGCAGAGGTTTACAAGTCCCTTATGACTTGGTCTTGTAGGAGGGGACAGATATCTATTGCGTTTAGCCTTTGGTTGAAGTATTTGAGAAACCAAGCTGTTCGAGATGACGAAGTAATAGGGTTAATTGAGAAACACTTAGAGAAAGGTGAACTGGAAAAAGTTGTTAGAGGATTACTTGAGATGGACCTAAAACTGGAAGACTTTGATTCATCACCTTACAACATTTGGTTGATTGGGATGTGTCAGGAACGCAAGCCACGCGACGCTTTGAAGATTTTTTCCTTACTTGAGGAGTTTAATGTCATGATTTCAGCACCAAGTTGTGTCATGTTGATTCATAGTCTTTGTGAGGAAGGAAACTTGGATCAGGCAGTCGAGGTTTTCCTATATACCTTGGAGAGAGGTGTCCGCTTGATGCCACGAATTTGCAACAGATTGCTTCAGTCCCTTCTCCGTTCTCAAGATAAAGCACAGCATGCTGTTGGTCTTTTGGAAAGAATGAGGTCTGTGGGCTACAACTTAAATGACTATCTTCATAGCGGTACAAGATCTCTTTTTCGGCGATGGAACAGGAGGGAAACAGAGCATCTATCACCTGGATAA
- the LOC107859873 gene encoding pathogenesis-related thaumatin-like protein 3.5, with the protein MEKAQVFLPLLGLCFIFLISGVSSATFTLVNQCSYTVWPGILSGAGTTQLSPTGFQLNPGQSIPVSVPAGWSGRFWGRTFCSQDSTTGKFTCVTGDCGSGALECTGGAAPPATLAEFTLNGADGLDFYDVSLVDGYNLPVLVTPQGGTGAGNCTATGCVVELNGPCPAELKLMSTGTGGGGDECVACKSACEAFGDPKYCCSGAFATPDTCKPSDYSEFFKSSCPRAYSYAYDDGTSTFTCASADYVITFCPAPSTSVKSLGGQYAGGGSNVSSLMSSSGISTSAPLPFLTSLMISIVAVLLQ; encoded by the exons ATGGAGAAAGCTCAAGTTTTCCTTCCCCTGCTTGGTTTATGCTTCATATTCCTAATTTCAG gGGTGTCGTCAGCAACATTTACATTAGTAAACCAGTGCAGTTATACTGTATGGCCGGGGATATTATCTGGTGCAGGAACAACCCAGCTTTCTCCTACTGGATTTCAGCTGAATCCAGGTCAATCCATTCCCGTTTCTGTTCCGGCAGGTTGGTCCGGTCGTTTTTGGGGTCGGACTTTCTGCTCCCAAGATTCCACCACTGGTAAATTCACCTGCGTAACAGGTGATTGTGGCTCCGGAGCACTAGAATGCACCGGCGGAGCTGCTCCGCCAGCGACACTAGCTGAGTTCACACTCAACGGCGCCGATGGACTGGATTTCTACGACGTTAGCCTTGTGGATGGTTACAACTTACCCGTGTTGGTAACCCCACAAGGTGGTACCGGCGCCGGAAACTGTACGGCAACTGGTTGCGTTGTGGAACTTAACGGGCCGTGTCCGGCGGAGCTGAAGCTGATGAGTACCGGCACCGGCGGAGGCGGTGATGAGTGCGTGGCGTGCAAAAGCGCGTGTGAAGCGTTTGGAGATCCGAAGTATTGTTGTAGTGGGGCATTTGCTACGCCGGATACATGCAAGCCGAGTGATTACTCGGAGTTTTTCAAGAGTTCATGCCCACGCGCATACAGCTATGCGTATGATGATGGAACAAGCACCTTCACTTGTGCTTCTGCAGATTATGTCATCACATTTTGTCCTGCACCTTCAACTAG TGTTAAATCGCTTGGAGGACAATACGCTGGTGGTGGCAGCAATGTTTCATCATTGATGAGTAGCAGTGGCATTTCAACCTCTGCTCCATTACCATTCTTAACAAGTTTGATGATCTCCATTGTAGCAGTCCTTTTGCAATAG
- the LOC107859874 gene encoding cold shock domain-containing protein 3-like yields MAVEASRMTGTVSKFNNQKGYGFIKPDDGSEDLFVHQSEIKSDGYRSLNEGQKVEFTMTVKGDKYQAIDVTGPDGAPLSNGRNGGRGSGNIRGGGGGGYGYGDGGYGYRRNGGAGECYNCGRTGHLARECSQISGGGGGGRGGACYNCGIPGHLARDCDRAAVGGGVGGGSGGGGCYTCGGFGHMARDCPSAGRIGGGRGGGGSGACYTCGAQGHLARECPGEGGGNFGRYGGAGSGGNKCYNCGEPGHFARECSSQSVK; encoded by the coding sequence ATGGCGGTGGAAGCTTCGAGAATGACTGGTACAGTTTCCAAGTTCAATAACCAAAAGGGTTACGGCTTCATCAAACCTGATGATGGATCCGAAGATCTGTTTGTTCATCAATCTGAGATCAAATCTGACGGCTACCGTTCTCTCAACGAAGGCCAGAAGGTGGAGTTTACTATGACTGTGAAGGGTGATAAGTATCAGGCGATTGATGTTACTGGACCTGATGGTGCTCCTTTAAGTAATGGCCGTAATGGCGGCAGGGGAAGCGGTAACATccgtggtggtggtggtggtgggtaTGGGTATGGTGATGGTGGTTATGGTTATAGGAGGAATGGTGGTGCTGGTGAGTGTTATAACTGTGGAAGGACTGGACATTTGGCTAGGGAGTGTAGTCAGATCagtggaggtggtggtggtggaagAGGTGGTGCGTGTTATAACTGTGGCATCCCTGGACATTTAGCTAGGGATTGTGACCGTGctgctgttggtggtggtgtagGAGGAGgaagtggtggtggtggttgttacACTTGTGGTGGGTTTGGCCACATGGCTCGAGATTGTCCGAGTGCTGGACGTATTGGTGGTGGTCGTGGTGGTGGAGGTAGCGGGGCTTGCTATACCTGCGGTGCACAAGGACACTTGGCAAGGGAATGTCCCGGTGAGGGAGGTGGTAATTTTGGGAGATATGGTGGAGCTGGTAGTGGAGGAAACAAGTGTTACAACTGTGGAGAGCCGGGGCACTTTGCAAGGGAATGCAGTAGCCAATCCGTGAAGTGA
- the LOC107859869 gene encoding pentatricopeptide repeat-containing protein At1g79540 isoform X1 has translation MKLLHSPIFRSFSSKTYIPSSRGMGISNEVLNIIEKEDPIEPALDDLVDFMCPNVVSFILEQKRENRELSFRFFIWAAKRNRFISWVSENMIEDMLLRDGGFDLYWSVLDKLKLSGIDITSRAFGTLIWGYWKVNKAEKAVEAFGRMNDFDCKPNLFTYNMILHITVQKDAILLALAVYNVMLKLNSNPNCSTFSILIDGLCKSGKTQDALKLFDEMSERGVLPNKITYTVILSGLCQAKRTDDAHRLLNVMKSRGCKPDFVAYNALLNGFCKLGRVDEAYTLLRSFESEGYVADIKGFTCLVDGFVRTKRIDEAQSVFKKLLETDVVPDVVLYTTMIRGLSGAGRVKEALNLLRDMTGRGVQPDTQCYNTLIKGFCDMDLLDQAQSLQLEISENECFPDTCTYSILICGMCRNGLVEEARNIFNEMENLGCFPSVVTFNTLIDGLCKAGELEEAHLMFYKMEIGKNPSLFLRLSQGADRVLDNVSLQKMVEKLCESGKILKAYKLLMQLADCGVVPNLVTYNILINGLCKSGKINGAFKLFQELQVKGHLPDSITYGTLIDGLQRVDREEEAFKLLDQMSKNGCMPSAEVYKSLMTWSCRRGQISIAFSLWLKYLRNQAVRDDEVIGLIEKHLEKGELEKVVRGLLEMDLKLEDFDSSPYNIWLIGMCQERKPRDALKIFSLLEEFNVMISAPSCVMLIHSLCEEGNLDQAVEVFLYTLERGVRLMPRICNRLLQSLLRSQDKAQHAVGLLERMRSVGYNLNDYLHSGTRSLFRRWNRRETEHLSPG, from the coding sequence ATGAAACTCCTCCATTCTCCAATCTTCCGttcattttcttcaaaaacaTACATTCCCTCCTCTCGGGGAATGGGGATATCCAATGAAGTCCTCAACATCATCGAAAAAGAAGATCCAATTGAACCAGCACTCGACGATCTAGTTGATTTCATGTGTCCTAATGTTGTATCTTTTATTCTTGAACAAAAACGAGAGAATCGTGAGCTGAGTTTTCGATTTTTCATCTGGGCTGCTAAACGGAATCGATTTATCAGCTGGGTTTCAGAGAATAtgatcgaggatatgcttttaagAGATGGTGGTTTCGATTTGTACTGGAGTGTTCTGGATAAACTCAAGTTGTCGGGTATAGATATTACTTCTCGCGCTTTTGGAACTTTGATTTGGGGTTATTGGAAGGTAAATAAGGCGGAAAAGGCGGTTGAGGCTTTTGGgagaatgaatgattttgattGTAAGCCTAATTTATTTACTTACAATATGATTCTTCATATTACGGTTCAAAAAGATGCGATTTTGTTAGCCTTAGCTGTGTATAATGTGATGTTGAAGTTAAATTCGAATCCTAATTGTTCCACTTTTAGCATTTTGATTGATGGGTTGTGTAAGAGTGGGAAGACTCAGGATGCTCTCAAACTGTTTGATGAAATGAGTGAAAGGGGTGTATTGCCTAATAAGATTACGTATACAGTTATTTTATCAGGGTTATGTCAGGCTAAGAGGACTGACGATGCACATAGGCTGCTTAATGTGATGAAGAGTAGGGGATGTAAGCCGGATTTTGTTGCTTACAATGCCTTGCTTAATGGATTTTGTAAACTAGGTAGGGTTGATGAAGCATATACACTTCTGAGGTCTTTTGAAAGTGAAGGTTATGTAGCAGATATAAAGGGATTTACATGTCTGGTTGATGGTTTTGTTAGAACTAAGAGAATTGATGAAGCTCAATCTGTCTTTAAAAAATTGTTGGAGACTGATGTCGTTCCCGATGTTGTATTGTACACAACTATGATTCGGGGTTTATCTGGAGCAGGTAGAGTGAAAGAGGCGTTGAATTTGTTAAGAGATATGACAGGGAGAGGTGTGCAACCGGACACTCAGTGTTATAATACTCTAATCAAAGGATTTTGTGATATGGACCTATTAGACCAAGCTCAGTCACTTCAACTAGAAATATCAGAAAATGAATGCTTTCCAGATACCTGTACGTACTCCATTCTTATTTGTGGTATGTGCAGAAACGGCCTCGTAGAGGAGGCTAGGAATATTTTCAATGAGATGGAGAATCTAGGATGCTTTCCTTCCGTTGTAACTTTCAATACTCTCATTGATGGACTTTGTAAGGCTGGTGAGCTTGAGGAGGCTCACCTAATGTTTTACAAAATGGAGATAGGTAAAAATCCTTCACTGTTTCTTCGTCTCTCTCAAGGTGCTGATCGAGTCCTTGACAATGTAAGCCTTCAAAAAATGGTTGAGAAATTATGTGAATCAGGTAAGATTCTTAAAGCTTACAAGCTTCTTATGCAGTTGGCTGATTGTGGAGTTGTACCAAATTTAGTTACATATAATATTTTGATCAATGGATTATGCAAATCAGGAAAAATTAATGGTGCTTTTAAGCTTTTTCAAGAGCTTCAAGTCAAGGGGCATTTACCTGATTCGATTACTTACGGGACACTTATTGACGGTCTACAACGGGTTGACAGGGAAGAGGAAGCTTTTAAACTCCTTGATCAAATGAGCAAGAATGGCTGCATGCCGAGTGCAGAGGTTTACAAGTCCCTTATGACTTGGTCTTGTAGGAGGGGACAGATATCTATTGCGTTTAGCCTTTGGTTGAAGTATTTGAGAAACCAAGCTGTTCGAGATGACGAAGTAATAGGGTTAATTGAGAAACACTTAGAGAAAGGTGAACTGGAAAAAGTTGTTAGAGGATTACTTGAGATGGACCTAAAACTGGAAGACTTTGATTCATCACCTTACAACATTTGGTTGATTGGGATGTGTCAGGAACGCAAGCCACGCGACGCTTTGAAGATTTTTTCCTTACTTGAGGAGTTTAATGTCATGATTTCAGCACCAAGTTGTGTCATGTTGATTCATAGTCTTTGTGAGGAAGGAAACTTGGATCAGGCAGTCGAGGTTTTCCTATATACCTTGGAGAGAGGTGTCCGCTTGATGCCACGAATTTGCAACAGATTGCTTCAGTCCCTTCTCCGTTCTCAAGATAAAGCACAGCATGCTGTTGGTCTTTTGGAAAGAATGAGGTCTGTGGGCTACAACTTAAATGACTATCTTCATAGCGGTACAAGATCTCTTTTTCGGCGATGGAACAGGAGGGAAACAGAGCATCTATCACCTGGATAA